From Microbacterium sp. CGR2:
ACGCCGATCTCGGTAGCAGCCAGCGTGCTGGTGATCACCGGCCGTCGCAGCAACAATTGCTTGAGTGCATGTACCGAGGAGTCGCTGCGCGCGCGAACCGCGTCGTCCCAGCGCTCTCCGATCCGCCGGATATCGTTCGCCAGGGAGCGGCCGTTCGCGACCGCTGAGAACGCAGCATCCGACACGGTCTCGATGATGGGCCCGGCATCCCCCGCGCGGTAGGCGGTCAGGGCGGCAAAGTACCGCTCGGTGTCGCCCAGAAGGCCGGCCGACACGGGGACGGTTACGCTCCGGGTGACACCGCCGGCCCGCAGCATGCCGGCGAGGGTGCCGACTTCCGTGTCGAACCGGGCCAGCTCACGTCCGGCGTCATCGCTCAGAGCAGCGAGATCCGCAGACAGCGCCACATCGACTTGGGCGATGCAGGGGGGGTACGACCGCGTTGTACGGACCGTCGCCGGCGCGCAGACGTCGCCGCGATCCGACTTCATCGCCAGTGCGCTGCCAAGTCACCCTTCTGGGTCGGCGGTCGACTGCCGGGCGATGAGCCGCATCGGCAGGACGACGTTCTCGATGCTCCGCGTCCGGTCGTTCAGACGGGCGACAGCCAGGCGCGCGGCCTGGCGGCCGAGTGCCTCCACATCACCGGTGACGACGCTGATGCCGAGGACCTGGGCCCACTCCGGCTCATCGAATCCGATCACGGCCGGCGTGGCCGCGGCATCCGCAGTCGAGATCTCTTCCATCACCCCGAGCAGGATGCGGTTGTTCCCGGCCACGACGGCGGTCGGTGGGTGGGGGAGAGCCAGCAGTTCACGCGCGCACGCCCGAGAGGACGCGACATCGTGTGCATCCGTCCGCAGCAGGTCGCGCCAGCCGGCGTCCGTTCCGTCGAGCACATCTCCCATGCCCGCGAGGCGCTGCCGATACGTGGGGAGCCAGGCGTAGTCGCCGATGAACGCGATGCGGCGGTGGCCGGCATCGATCAGGTGTCGGGCCGCAAGTCTGCCACCCGCACGGTTGTCGAACACGACCGAATCGGCGTCGAGGTTCTCCGCGGGACGATCGACGAAGACCACCGGGATGCCACGGGACTGCAGCTGTCGGTAGTCGGCGTGATCGTCGGTCGCCGAGACGGTGATCACGGCCTTGGTCTGCCGATCCGCGAGGTCGAGGGCGACCCGCAGCTCCTGGTCGGCGGACTCGCGGGAGTTCGCGACCGAGAGGTGCATGCCGTGCGGACGGATCTCGTCTTCGATCGCTTGCGCGAGGGCGGAGTAGAACGGGTTGGTGAAGTCGCCCGTGATCAGACCGATCGAGTCCGCGAGGCGCCCGCTCGCCAGAAGACTGGCGGCGGAATTGCGCTGATAGTCGAGCTCCGCCGCGGCGGCCAGCACGCTGGCGAGCGTCTTGTCGCTCACGTACGACTCGCCGCCCAGGGCCCGGGATGCCGTCTTCAGGCTGACCCCTGCGCGCGCGGCGACGTGGGCGAGCGTCGCACGCGGTGCGGTGTCGTCTGGCCTGTTCATGCGTCCCCCTGTCCGCCGTGCCGGCGGTAGCTCATTATCTCGGCGCGGAATACGAAGTGCATCTTCCACTCGACGAGAGCCCTGTGATAGCGTCCTCAGCATATGACAGCGGTGTCATATCGTCGCGCGAACCCCCCAATGACTCGCGCAAGACGGACGACACAGAGCAGTGAAGTTTCAAGGAGCAACGATGAGGGTCCCCAGCCCCAAGCC
This genomic window contains:
- a CDS encoding LacI family DNA-binding transcriptional regulator; its protein translation is MNRPDDTAPRATLAHVAARAGVSLKTASRALGGESYVSDKTLASVLAAAAELDYQRNSAASLLASGRLADSIGLITGDFTNPFYSALAQAIEDEIRPHGMHLSVANSRESADQELRVALDLADRQTKAVITVSATDDHADYRQLQSRGIPVVFVDRPAENLDADSVVFDNRAGGRLAARHLIDAGHRRIAFIGDYAWLPTYRQRLAGMGDVLDGTDAGWRDLLRTDAHDVASSRACARELLALPHPPTAVVAGNNRILLGVMEEISTADAAATPAVIGFDEPEWAQVLGISVVTGDVEALGRQAARLAVARLNDRTRSIENVVLPMRLIARQSTADPEG